The DNA sequence CCAGCTTGTGCAGATGGCCGAGCAGCCCGAACCCGGTCACGTCGGTGGCACACACGGCACCGGCCTCCAGGGCGGCCGCGGCGGCCCTGTCGTTGAGCGCCGCCATACCGGCGACGGCGTGCGCGAAGACCTCACCGGTCCGCTTGTGGCGGTTGTTGAGTATCCCGACGCCCAGCGGTTTGGTCAGGGTAAGCGGCACACCCGGCCGGCCGGCGTCGTTGCGCAGCATCCGGTCCGGATCCACCAGGCCCGTCACGGCCATGCCGTAGAGCGGTTCCGGGCTGTCGATGCTGTGGCCGCCACCGATGAGGCAGCGGGCCTCCCGGGCGACTTCGAGCGCACCCGCCAGGACCTCCCCGGCCAGCTCCGCGGGCAGTACGTCACGGGGCCAGCCCAGCAGGTTGAGCCCCACCACGGGCCGGCCGCCCATCGCGTAGACGTCGGACAGGGCGTTGGCAGCGGCGATCCGGCCCCAGTCGCGGGCGTCGTCGACGACGGGGGTGAAGAAGTCGGCCGTCGACACC is a window from the Streptomyces zhihengii genome containing:
- the selD gene encoding selenide, water dikinase SelD; this encodes MTTVGPTDSPVAPVRLTRFAHGGGCACKIPPGELEAMVAGLLPRRDPGQAPDGGEGRLLVGLDDGDDAAVVLTGDGTALVSTADFFTPVVDDARDWGRIAAANALSDVYAMGGRPVVGLNLLGWPRDVLPAELAGEVLAGALEVAREARCLIGGGHSIDSPEPLYGMAVTGLVDPDRMLRNDAGRPGVPLTLTKPLGVGILNNRHKRTGEVFAHAVAGMAALNDRAAAAALEAGAVCATDVTGFGLLGHLHKLARASGVTAVVDASAVPVLDGARESLAAGYVSGGTLRNLDWVRPHLDAGRATGDQLHLLADAQTSGGLLVAGEVPGHPVVGELVPPVAGTTLVIR